One genomic region from Cygnus atratus isolate AKBS03 ecotype Queensland, Australia chromosome 18, CAtr_DNAZoo_HiC_assembly, whole genome shotgun sequence encodes:
- the GALR2 gene encoding galanin receptor type 2, protein MNGSALGSGGGWQPEAVLIPLAYLLIFLVGTVGNCLVLAVLLRNGQVNNTTNLFILNLGVADLCFILFCVPFQATIYTLEGWVFGPFLCKAVHFFIYLTMYASSFTLATVSLDRYLAIRYPLHSRELRTPRNALTAICLIWGLSFVFSGPYLSYYQQFQLANLTVCHPIWDISRRKAMDLCTFVFSYLVPVLILSLTYTRTIRYLWRSVDPLQDMSESKAAKRKVTRMIIIVAVLFCLCWLPHHLLILCVWFGYFPLNHATYVLRVLSHLVSYANSCVNPIVYALVSKHFRKGFKKIFICLLQKRAANKVHAAQATNTVSTLEAELSEVTQALPRRCSARCEVPAGPWGEAEAAGGQQQGAAGSFITFNVT, encoded by the exons ATGAACGGGTCGGCGCTGGGCTCCggggggggctggcagcccGAGGCGGTGCTGATCCCGCTGGCGTACCTCCTCATCTTCCTCGTGGGCACCGTGGGCAACTGCCTGGTCCTGGCGGTGCTGCTGCGCAACGGGCAGGTGAACAACACCACCAACCTCTTCATCCTCAACCTGGGGGTGGCCGACCTCTGCTTCATCCTCTTCTGCGTCCCCTTCCAAGCCACCATCTACACGCTGGAGGGCTGGGTCTTCGGGCCCTTTCTGTGCAAGGCTGTCCACTTCTTCATCTACCTCACCATGTACGCCAGCAGCTTCACCCTGGCCACCGTCTCCCTCGACAG GTATTTGGCCATCCGCTACCCCCTGCACTCGCGGGAGCTGAGGACGCCCCGGAACGCCCTCACGGCCATCTGCCTCATCTGGGGGCTCTCCTTCGTTTTCTCGGGCCCTTACCTCAGCTACTACCAGCAGTTCCAGCTGGCCAACCTGACCGTCTGCCACCCCATCTGGGACATCTCCCGCCGCAAGGCCATGGACCTCTGCACCTTCGTCTTCAGCTACCTCGTCCCGGTGCTGATCCTCAGCCTCACCTACACGCGGACCATTCGCTACCTGTGGAGGTCCGTGGACCCCCTCCAGGACATGTCGGAGTCCAAGGCGGCCAAGAGGAAGGTCACCAGGATGATCATCATCGTCGCCGTCCTGTTCTgcctctgctggctgccccaTCACCTGCTCATCCTCTGCGTCTGGTTCGGGTACTTCCCCCTCAACCATGCCACCTACGTGCTCCGCGTCCTCTCGCACCTCGTCTCCTACGCCAACTCCTGCGTCAACCCCATCGTCTACGCCCTCGTCTCCAAGCACTTCCGCAAGGGCTTCAAGAAGATCTTCATCTGCCTCCTGCAGAAGAGGGCGGCCAACAAGGTGCACGCGGCCCAAGCGACCAACACGGTGAGCACGCTGGAGGCAGAGCTCAGCGAGGTGACCCAGGCCCTGCCCCGCCGCTGCTCCGCGCGCTGCGAGGTCCCGGCCGGGCCCTGGGGGGAGGCCGAGGCAGCggggggacagcagcagggagcagccggCTCCTTCATCACCTTCAATGTCACCTAG
- the SRP68 gene encoding signal recognition particle subunit SRP68, whose product MAAERQGGRGGAGGGSEENKENERPPGSRAGSLGDSLGLEILQIVKESQQQHGLRHGDFQRYRGYCSRRLRRLRKTLNFKMGNRHKFTGKKVTEEILSDNRYLLLILMDAERAWSYAMQLKQEANTEPRKRFHLLSRLRKAVKHAEELERLCESNRVDAKTKLEAQAYMAYLTGMLRFEHQEWKAAMEAFNKCKTIYEKLANAFTEEQAVLYNQRVEEISPNIRYCAYNIGDQSAMNELMQMRLRSGGTEGLLAEKLEALITQTRAKQAATMSEVEWRGRTVPVKIDKVRIFLLGLADNEAAIVQAENEETKERLFESLLSECRDAIQAVREDLKPDQKQREHSLESDSGKVSNIQYLHSYLTYIKLSTAIKRNESMAKSLQKALLQQQRSEEDGKRTARPQDLIRLYDIILQNLVELTQLPGLEEDKNFQKEIGLKTLVYKAYRCFFIAQSYVLVKKWSEALVLYERVLKYAGEVQSEAGAFTNSLKELPDVQDLITQVNAEKYSLQAAAILDANDNHETESPSQVKDGKPLSERFETFCLDPSLVSKQVSLVHFPPGFQPIPCKPLFFDLALNHVAFPPLEDKVEQKAKSGLTGYIKGIFGFKS is encoded by the exons ATGGCGGCGGAGCGGCagggcggccgcggcggggcgggaggcggcTCTGAGGAGAACAAGGAGAACGAGAGGCCGCCGGGGTCCCGAGCCGGCAGCCTCGGGGACAGCCTGGGGCTGGAGA TCCTTCAGATCGTGAAGGaatctcagcagcagcacggtTTGCGTCACGGAGACTTCCAGAGGTACAG ggGTTATTGCTCCCGTAGGCTACGGCGGCTCCGAAAAACTCTCAACTTCAAGATGGGAAACAGGCACAAGTTCACTGGGAAGAAGGTAACCGAAGAGATTCTCTCAGACAACAG gTATTTGCTGTTGATACTGATGGATGCGGAGAGAGCCTGGAGTTACGCCATGCAGCTCAAGCAGGAAGCGAACACGGAGCCTCGCAAGCGGTTTCACTTGCTGTCCCGCCTGCGCAAAGCCGTGAAGCACGCCGAGGAGCTGGAGCGACTGTGTGAAAGTAATCGAGTAGATGCCAAAACAAAGCTGGAGGCCCAG GCATACATGGCTTACCTCACGGGAATGCTTCGGTTTGAACACCAGGAGTGGAAGGCAGCAATGGAAGCTTTCAACAAATGCAA GACCATATACGAAAAACTGGCCAATGCTTTCACAGAAGAACAAGCTGTGCTGTATAATCAGCGTGTGGAAGAGATTTCTCCCAACATTCGTTACTGTGCCTATAACATTG GTGACCAGTCTGCTATGAATGAGTTGATGCAGATGAGACTGAGGTCTGGTGGCACTGAAGGTCTTCTTGCAGAAAAACTGGAG GCGCTGATTACCCAAACTCGAGCAAAGCAGGCAGCCACGATGAGTGAGGTGGAGTGGAGAGGAAGAACTGTTCCAGTGAAGATTGATAAAGTGAGGATCTTCTTGCTGGGGCTGGCCGACAACGAGGCTGCTATTGTTCAG GCAGAAAATGAGGAGACAAAGGAACGTTTGTTTGAATCTCTACTCAGTGAGTGTAGAGATGCCATTCAGGCTGTTCGGGAAGATCTGAAACCGGACCAG AAGCAGCGGGAACACTCTCTCGAAAGTGATTCCGGGAAGGTGTCCAACATACAGTACTTACACAG TTATTTGACTTACATCAAGTTGTCGACAGCTATCAAGCGCAACGAGAGCATGGCGAAGTCTCTGCAGaaggcactgctgcagcagcagcgatCAGAAGAGGATGGCAAGCGCACCGCGCGGCCTCAGGACCTGATCCGCCTTTATGATATCATTTTGCAG AACCTTGTGGAACTGACACAGCTTCCTGGCCTAGAAGAGGACAAGAACTTCCAAAAAGAGATTGGATTGAAGACGCTTGTGTACAAAGCTTACAG GTGTTTCTTCATTGCACAGTCCTATGTCCTGGTAAAGAAGTGGAGCGAAGCTCTCGTTTTGTATGAAAGAGTGCTGAAATATGCTGGTGAAGTTCAGTCGGAAGCTGGAGCTTTTACAAACAGCTTGAAG GAGCTGCCTGATGTTCAGGATCTGATCACTCAAGTCAATGCAGAGAAATACTCCTTGCAAGCAGCAGCGATATTAG aTGCAAATGATAATCATGAGACTGAGTCTCCATCTCAGGTCAAGGATGGCAAG CCACTCTCAGAACGGTTCGAGACTTTCTGTCTGGATCCTTCTCTTGTCAGCAAGCAAGTCAGCCTCGTGCACTTCCCTCCGGGCTTCCAGCCCATTCCATGCAAACCCTTGTTCTTTGACCTGGCCCTTAACCATGTCGCTTTCCCACCTCTGGAAGACAAGGTGGAGCAAAAGGCCAAGAGTGGCCTCACAGGATATATAAAGGGCATCTTTGGATTCAAAAGTTAA